A portion of the Paenibacillus marchantiae genome contains these proteins:
- a CDS encoding ABC transporter ATP-binding protein, which produces MIQFENVSKQYPDGTHALRQVNLNINKGELFVMIGPSGCGKTTMLKMINRLIERTDGTVRINERPIDEYNIHELRWNIGYVLQQIALFPHMTIAENIAVVPELRKWKSEQIKDRVHTLLDMVGLKGTTYSDRKPAELSGGQQQRIGVLRALAADPEIVLMDEPFSALDPMSREKLQDDILDIQRQMKKTIVFVTHDIQEAMKLGDRICIMKDGQVLQVGTPEELIQQSANEFVRDFVGGSGSDRSSQPVSDGDDPMYELRAGSGEQERLTSIFDLESIMSPLSPGHVPKSAKTAVPVSITLPDFVEIMASHDHLLVEKDHQIIGQVSRADLIRYWSGQLQERGEAHE; this is translated from the coding sequence ATGATTCAGTTCGAAAATGTATCCAAGCAATACCCTGATGGAACCCATGCTCTGCGTCAGGTTAATCTCAACATTAACAAGGGAGAGCTGTTCGTCATGATTGGTCCGAGCGGTTGCGGCAAAACCACAATGCTCAAAATGATCAATCGTCTGATCGAGCGGACAGATGGGACCGTACGAATTAATGAACGACCTATCGATGAATATAACATTCATGAATTGCGGTGGAATATCGGATATGTGCTACAACAGATTGCGTTGTTCCCACATATGACGATTGCCGAAAATATTGCGGTTGTTCCTGAACTCCGAAAGTGGAAGTCAGAGCAAATCAAGGATCGCGTACATACTTTGCTGGACATGGTCGGACTGAAAGGTACCACATACAGTGATCGCAAGCCTGCTGAGCTATCTGGTGGACAACAACAGAGAATCGGTGTATTGCGCGCACTCGCTGCCGATCCCGAAATTGTACTGATGGATGAACCGTTCAGTGCACTTGACCCGATGAGCCGCGAGAAATTGCAAGACGATATTCTGGATATTCAGCGTCAGATGAAGAAGACGATTGTATTTGTTACCCATGATATTCAGGAAGCGATGAAGCTGGGTGATCGTATCTGCATCATGAAGGATGGGCAAGTGTTACAGGTAGGCACCCCGGAAGAACTAATCCAGCAGTCAGCGAATGAATTTGTACGTGACTTTGTTGGCGGTTCTGGTTCGGATAGGAGTTCACAGCCTGTATCTGATGGGGACGACCCAATGTATGAATTAAGAGCGGGCTCCGGCGAACAAGAACGACTGACTTCAATATTTGATCTTGAATCGATCATGTCCCCGCTCTCACCCGGGCATGTGCCGAAGTCAGCCAAAACGGCTGTTCCCGTATCGATTACGCTGCCGGATTTTGTGGAAATCATGGCTTCTCATGATCATTTACTGGTCGAGAAAGACCACCAGATTATAGGACAGGTGAGTCGAGCCGATCTGATCCGGTACTGGTCCGGACAGTTGCAGGAACGGGGTGAAGCACATGAGTAG
- a CDS encoding M15 family metallopeptidase produces the protein MKSFTRKSIVSTILIGSVVAGSAFTTLPFTKELNPVASAASSSFTQFLHDNAPGRTIKTSSSGLATVTNLSSTVVLVNKKRNLPSTYAPQDLVVPNIPFSFSGSSPKKQMRKVAATAIENLFAAAKKDGIDIKAVSGYRSYATQKSIFDRNASIKGEAVANKTSARPGQSEHQTGLAMDISSASAGYDLQQSFGNTKEGKWLKANAHKYGFIIRYGKDQEKLTGYSYEPWHVRYVGVYIAGEITSQNLTLEQYLERAK, from the coding sequence ATGAAATCTTTTACACGTAAATCCATCGTATCCACGATACTTATAGGTTCTGTCGTAGCAGGCTCAGCATTCACAACGCTGCCCTTCACTAAGGAACTGAATCCGGTCGCATCTGCTGCCAGCTCCAGCTTCACTCAATTCCTGCACGATAATGCACCTGGACGCACAATCAAAACGAGCAGCAGTGGCCTGGCAACGGTAACGAATCTATCAAGCACGGTTGTGCTAGTGAATAAAAAGAGAAACTTGCCTTCAACCTATGCCCCTCAGGATCTGGTTGTTCCTAACATCCCATTTAGCTTCTCCGGCTCCAGTCCGAAAAAGCAAATGCGTAAAGTAGCCGCTACCGCAATTGAGAACTTGTTCGCAGCAGCAAAAAAAGACGGCATTGATATCAAAGCCGTGTCCGGTTATCGCTCTTATGCTACCCAAAAATCCATTTTTGACCGTAATGCAAGTATCAAAGGCGAAGCCGTTGCGAATAAAACCAGTGCTCGTCCTGGACAAAGTGAACATCAGACGGGTCTTGCGATGGATATCTCCAGTGCATCAGCGGGATATGATTTGCAACAAAGCTTTGGAAACACCAAGGAAGGCAAATGGCTGAAAGCCAATGCACATAAATACGGTTTTATCATTCGTTATGGCAAAGATCAGGAGAAACTGACAGGCTACTCTTATGAGCCATGGCATGTGCGTTATGTTGGCGTGTATATTGCGGGGGAAATTACGAGCCAGAACCTTACACTTGAACAGTACCTTGAACGCGCTAAATAA
- a CDS encoding AraC family transcriptional regulator, whose translation MEFHIENLPTSRIAYVRQVGPYGPANSHAMETLKTWARSQGLLTSSTILFGIPQDNPETTLPSQCRYDACIVISEDYSLDESTPQLEEAELPGGQYLVCKVKHTAEDVQQAWTEIFPYLQSNGCIMDNKPILERYAGDLLLLDFCEICVPVKPL comes from the coding sequence ATGGAATTTCACATCGAAAACCTGCCAACCTCCCGAATTGCTTATGTACGACAAGTCGGTCCGTATGGTCCCGCCAACAGTCACGCGATGGAAACATTAAAGACCTGGGCAAGATCCCAAGGCCTGCTTACAAGCTCGACCATCTTGTTCGGCATTCCGCAGGATAACCCGGAAACCACCCTCCCCTCTCAATGCAGGTATGATGCATGTATTGTCATATCAGAGGATTACTCCTTGGATGAGTCGACTCCCCAACTTGAAGAAGCTGAACTTCCTGGCGGGCAATATCTGGTTTGCAAAGTCAAACATACAGCAGAAGATGTGCAGCAAGCCTGGACCGAGATTTTCCCGTATTTGCAGAGCAATGGTTGTATTATGGACAACAAACCCATTTTGGAAAGGTATGCCGGTGATCTGCTTCTTCTGGATTTTTGCGAAATATGTGTACCCGTTAAGCCGCTATAA
- a CDS encoding iron-sulfur cluster biosynthesis family protein, which yields MHIQITDLAAARLTESLNDQPGYFKVIYDMEGCGCNGIIAILIVDEPEALDVQIETNLVPFYVDPKQQLNLEQHMKLDTELNYPSFKLSSDSGVLSSNVRVRDARAVAAGSSGNSVSCEL from the coding sequence ATGCATATTCAAATTACAGATTTGGCTGCTGCGCGATTAACTGAAAGCCTGAATGATCAGCCCGGTTATTTCAAAGTGATCTATGACATGGAAGGTTGTGGCTGTAACGGAATTATCGCCATACTTATCGTGGATGAACCCGAAGCTCTAGATGTACAAATTGAAACCAATCTGGTGCCATTCTATGTCGATCCGAAACAACAGTTAAACCTGGAGCAGCACATGAAGCTGGACACGGAACTCAACTATCCTTCCTTCAAACTAAGCAGTGATTCCGGTGTACTCAGCAGCAATGTCCGTGTTCGGGATGCTCGCGCTGTGGCTGCTGGAAGCTCCGGCAATTCTGTTTCATGCGAGCTGTAA
- a CDS encoding TetR/AcrR family transcriptional regulator — protein sequence MNTDSQRLPGRPKQAEDDLPVQEIILQTAAKLFMEHGYEPVSLQQIAKACNVSKPSIYYHFTSKPELFKIAVTTMFKHVHQATSRLLREADNLETGLLHVAEARLANPHAEIETLLKDAERYLSEKQIEEIRAAENKIYVELADYFKDAMDNNLLRSNNSMLLAQTFSTMMVIGNKVDTLREHDSTLNLGKEIVGIFLRGTMVR from the coding sequence ATGAATACAGATTCACAACGCTTACCAGGAAGACCCAAACAAGCAGAAGATGATTTACCCGTACAAGAAATAATTCTTCAAACGGCCGCCAAACTCTTTATGGAGCATGGGTACGAACCTGTTTCACTCCAACAAATCGCTAAAGCTTGCAATGTGTCTAAACCATCCATTTATTATCACTTCACCAGTAAACCGGAACTTTTTAAGATCGCGGTTACGACCATGTTTAAACATGTGCACCAAGCTACGTCACGATTATTAAGAGAAGCAGACAATCTGGAAACAGGACTGCTACATGTGGCAGAAGCAAGGTTAGCTAATCCTCATGCGGAGATTGAGACTCTGCTCAAAGATGCGGAGAGATATTTGAGTGAGAAACAGATTGAGGAAATCAGAGCAGCGGAAAATAAAATTTACGTAGAGCTGGCTGATTATTTTAAAGATGCGATGGATAATAACCTTCTTCGAAGCAACAATTCCATGCTTCTCGCGCAAACTTTCTCAACAATGATGGTCATCGGCAATAAGGTAGATACATTAAGAGAACATGATTCCACTTTAAATTTAGGTAAGGAGATTGTCGGAATTTTTTTGCGGGGTACAATGGTGAGATGA
- a CDS encoding nitroreductase family protein, with translation MSELENLVKNRRSAVIFEEGIEIPESELQEMFALNKFAPSAFNLQHTHYLVLTDPAQKEKVYEASQQYKVKTASAVIVVLGDVNAHHHIRTINEGLLNLGAMTPFQYEQESQSVIEFYETRGRFFQREDAIRNASLSAMQLMLIAQDRGWDTCPMIGFDAEELQRSLDIPDHYVPAMLITIGKKSEAKQRPRGYRKPINEYVSFNKMHAE, from the coding sequence ATGAGTGAATTGGAGAATCTGGTCAAAAACCGTAGATCGGCCGTTATTTTTGAAGAAGGAATTGAGATTCCAGAGTCAGAATTGCAAGAGATGTTTGCCTTGAACAAATTCGCACCTTCCGCCTTTAACCTCCAGCATACGCACTATCTTGTGCTGACGGACCCGGCTCAGAAAGAAAAAGTCTATGAAGCTTCCCAGCAATATAAAGTAAAAACGGCCTCTGCGGTCATTGTTGTCCTCGGCGATGTCAACGCACACCATCACATCCGCACAATCAATGAGGGCCTGCTGAACCTTGGTGCGATGACTCCGTTTCAATACGAGCAAGAATCACAGAGTGTCATCGAATTTTACGAAACGCGGGGAAGGTTCTTCCAGAGAGAAGATGCAATTCGTAATGCCAGCCTGTCAGCGATGCAATTGATGCTTATCGCTCAGGATCGTGGTTGGGACACCTGCCCCATGATTGGCTTCGACGCGGAAGAGTTGCAACGCAGTCTGGATATTCCCGACCATTATGTACCTGCCATGCTAATTACAATCGGCAAAAAGTCCGAAGCCAAACAACGTCCGCGCGGATACCGCAAACCGATTAACGAATATGTAAGCTTCAACAAAATGCATGCCGAATAA
- a CDS encoding alpha/beta fold hydrolase, which translates to MAKTEKKNKWTKILIWGVSLIVIVIIGLLVYLNSITYSPSNQAELAFQNDNQVKVTEVKDGYKFEPQTGKVIEPNIIFYPGGLVEPESYSPFARELAQRGHRVYIAEMPLNLAIFGQNKADSFLEEHPDESFVIGGHSLGGSFAARYASEHSEKLEGVFFLASYADKGGSIKDTDLSVLQITGTADGVLNKEAWESAKTNLPDDTLYVSLEGGNHGQFGSYGKQKGDNDPAIEEEQQLKQVVDAVEEWSTELNSKP; encoded by the coding sequence TTGGCAAAAACAGAGAAAAAAAACAAATGGACTAAAATATTGATATGGGGAGTTTCCCTCATTGTAATTGTAATCATTGGCTTATTGGTATACCTCAATTCGATAACCTACAGTCCTTCCAATCAAGCGGAACTCGCTTTTCAGAATGATAATCAGGTCAAAGTAACAGAGGTCAAAGACGGTTATAAATTTGAGCCACAAACTGGGAAAGTAATTGAACCGAATATTATTTTTTATCCTGGAGGTTTAGTAGAACCGGAAAGCTACTCACCATTTGCCAGAGAACTGGCTCAACGGGGGCATCGCGTATATATTGCGGAAATGCCACTGAATCTAGCCATTTTCGGTCAAAATAAAGCGGACTCCTTTCTTGAAGAACACCCAGACGAATCATTTGTTATTGGGGGACACTCTTTAGGAGGTTCATTCGCAGCTAGATATGCTTCAGAACACAGTGAGAAGCTTGAGGGTGTATTTTTCTTGGCATCTTATGCGGATAAGGGCGGATCCATAAAAGACACTGATTTATCTGTTTTGCAAATTACAGGTACAGCAGATGGAGTTCTCAATAAAGAAGCTTGGGAAAGTGCCAAAACCAATCTACCTGATGACACTTTGTATGTCAGTCTAGAAGGAGGAAACCATGGCCAATTTGGCTCCTATGGGAAGCAAAAAGGGGACAATGATCCAGCGATTGAGGAAGAGCAGCAATTAAAACAGGTCGTTGATGCTGTAGAGGAATGGAGCACAGAACTGAATAGTAAACCTTAA
- a CDS encoding aminopeptidase — protein MSNFEQTFEKSLEQYAELVVKVGVNIQKGQDLLVTAPIETLEFTRLIVQKAYAAGAKYVQVDFDDDDITRSRFEHGSDDSFDYYPAWKAEMMEKFAEAGGATLTIKVPDPELYKGINSDNVSRATKAAAHARRGFSKYTRNHEISWCLIKAPTKAWANKVFADIPEEDRINVMWETIFKMNRVDGGDAIQNWKKHLDTLNAMSDLLNKKNYKSLHYRAPGTDLKIELVNNHIWGGGGSENKQGVYTVANMPTEEVFTMPKRSGVNGFVSSTMPLNLNGQLVDQMRITFKDGQVVAFTAASGEEHLKNLFATDEGARYLGEVALVPHDSPISNLNRIFYNTGIDENASCHLAVGSAYPFNMKDGTTMSNEELLKHECNVSLTHVDFMIGSAELDIDGELQDGTVEPVFRKGNWAF, from the coding sequence ATGAGTAATTTTGAACAAACCTTTGAAAAATCGTTGGAACAATACGCAGAGCTGGTTGTCAAAGTCGGCGTAAATATTCAGAAAGGACAGGATCTGCTCGTAACGGCACCCATCGAAACATTGGAATTCACCCGTCTGATCGTGCAAAAAGCGTATGCGGCTGGCGCCAAGTATGTACAGGTTGATTTTGATGATGACGATATTACACGCAGCCGTTTTGAACATGGCTCTGATGACAGTTTTGATTATTACCCGGCCTGGAAGGCGGAAATGATGGAGAAGTTTGCAGAAGCAGGCGGCGCTACGCTCACGATCAAAGTACCTGACCCTGAATTATACAAAGGCATCAATTCCGACAATGTTTCGCGTGCAACCAAAGCGGCGGCTCATGCACGTCGCGGATTTTCGAAATATACACGTAACCACGAAATTAGCTGGTGTCTGATCAAAGCGCCAACCAAGGCGTGGGCGAACAAAGTATTTGCCGACATTCCAGAGGAAGATCGCATTAACGTGATGTGGGAAACCATCTTCAAAATGAACCGTGTCGATGGCGGAGATGCTATTCAGAACTGGAAAAAACATCTGGACACCCTGAATGCTATGAGTGATTTGCTGAACAAGAAAAATTATAAAAGCCTGCACTACCGCGCACCCGGAACGGATTTGAAAATTGAGCTGGTGAACAACCATATCTGGGGTGGCGGCGGTAGCGAAAACAAGCAAGGTGTGTATACCGTTGCGAACATGCCGACAGAAGAAGTATTTACAATGCCGAAGCGCAGTGGAGTCAACGGATTCGTCAGCAGCACGATGCCGCTGAACCTGAATGGTCAACTAGTGGACCAGATGAGAATTACGTTTAAGGATGGACAGGTCGTTGCTTTTACAGCAGCTTCGGGTGAAGAGCATCTGAAAAACCTGTTTGCCACCGATGAAGGTGCACGTTATCTTGGCGAAGTTGCCCTCGTGCCGCATGATTCGCCAATCTCCAACTTGAATCGTATTTTCTATAATACCGGTATTGATGAGAATGCATCTTGCCATCTGGCTGTAGGAAGTGCATACCCGTTCAACATGAAAGATGGTACGACGATGTCTAACGAGGAATTGCTGAAACATGAATGCAACGTTAGTCTGACCCATGTGGACTTTATGATCGGCTCCGCAGAGCTCGACATTGATGGTGAGTTGCAGGATGGAACGGTGGAACCTGTATTCCGCAAAGGGAACTGGGCATTTTAA
- a CDS encoding NmrA family NAD(P)-binding protein yields the protein MIPFIKEALWSGVKRFVLLGSASVDEDGPIFGKVHQSLKELAPEWTVLQPSYFMENFTEGPHRETMKQLGKIYSAAGDGKIGFVSADDIAAVAFFALTDVVPHNTAHIITGPETLSYGQVADIISRLLDQRIQHESLSDAELRNSLIQAGMSEDYATALAGLDVFIREEGREDQTTETVLKVTGQSPVSLEQFIRQHMH from the coding sequence ATGATTCCGTTCATCAAGGAAGCGTTATGGAGCGGCGTTAAACGATTCGTCTTGCTTGGCAGTGCTTCCGTTGATGAAGACGGACCTATATTTGGCAAAGTACATCAAAGCTTGAAGGAGCTTGCTCCTGAGTGGACTGTACTACAGCCTTCCTATTTTATGGAGAACTTTACAGAGGGACCGCATCGGGAGACGATGAAGCAGTTGGGTAAAATCTACAGTGCTGCTGGTGATGGTAAAATTGGTTTTGTCAGCGCAGATGACATCGCAGCAGTTGCCTTCTTTGCTCTGACAGATGTTGTCCCCCATAATACAGCTCATATCATTACGGGGCCAGAGACATTGTCTTATGGGCAAGTTGCGGACATCATTAGTCGTTTATTGGATCAGCGTATTCAGCATGAATCATTGTCGGATGCAGAACTGAGAAATAGCCTGATTCAGGCGGGAATGTCAGAAGATTACGCCACGGCTCTGGCAGGGCTGGATGTATTCATCCGTGAGGAAGGAAGAGAAGATCAAACGACGGAGACGGTATTGAAAGTCACAGGGCAAAGCCCGGTTTCTCTGGAGCAATTTATTAGGCAGCATATGCATTAA
- a CDS encoding acyl-CoA synthetase has translation MENHPSDRVALRWLSDHKELEEITYGELLKQANRLAGGLRDLGLEKGDRVLVMVPRRIIAYVIYIACLKLGIAVIPSSEMLRAKDLEYRLRHSEARAVIVWSETTAEVEKIDADLPALAHRIVASPNGDDSVPGEGWVNVHQLMQGQSDTMAAVETHRDDMAILAYTSGTTGNPKGVVHSHGWGYAHLRIASSLWLDIQPSDTVWATAAPGWQKWIWSPFLSVLGRGATGLVYNGSFQPKRYLELLQEHQINVLCCTPTEYRLMAKADDLGHHDLSALRSAVSAGEPLNQEVIEIFQRHFDLTIRDGYGQTESTLLIGSLKDAPVRIGSMGQSITPGLIEIVNEEGQLVPAGEVGDIAVHKDMPALFRAYYQDEGRKEANQRGDYFVTGDRARKDEEGYFWFEGRSDDIIISSGYTIGPFEVEEALMKHASVKECAVVASPDEIRGNVVKAFVVLRDKSLASPELARELQNHVKEWTAPYKYPRKIEFVADLPKTNSGKIRRIELREQEKRKA, from the coding sequence ATGGAGAATCACCCGTCGGATCGGGTTGCACTTAGATGGCTGAGCGATCATAAAGAATTGGAAGAGATCACTTATGGTGAGTTATTGAAGCAGGCAAATCGTCTTGCTGGAGGCTTGCGTGATCTTGGTTTGGAGAAGGGCGACCGGGTGCTGGTCATGGTACCACGCCGAATTATTGCCTATGTTATATACATTGCCTGCCTGAAACTGGGGATTGCTGTTATTCCTTCTTCCGAGATGCTGCGTGCGAAAGATCTGGAGTATCGTCTTCGGCATTCCGAGGCCCGGGCTGTCATTGTCTGGTCCGAGACGACTGCTGAAGTTGAAAAAATAGATGCAGATCTGCCGGCATTGGCACACCGCATCGTTGCATCACCAAATGGTGATGATAGCGTACCTGGAGAAGGCTGGGTCAATGTACACCAGTTAATGCAAGGCCAATCCGATACGATGGCTGCGGTGGAAACACATCGTGACGATATGGCTATTCTCGCTTATACCTCCGGTACGACTGGTAATCCAAAAGGCGTAGTACATAGTCATGGTTGGGGGTATGCCCATTTACGGATCGCTTCATCGTTATGGCTGGATATTCAGCCTTCGGATACGGTATGGGCAACGGCAGCACCGGGATGGCAAAAATGGATCTGGAGTCCGTTCCTGTCTGTACTCGGAAGAGGGGCTACCGGACTGGTCTACAATGGATCATTCCAACCCAAACGTTATCTGGAACTGTTGCAGGAGCATCAGATCAACGTCTTGTGCTGTACGCCGACGGAATATCGGTTAATGGCCAAAGCAGACGATCTGGGTCACCATGATCTGTCCGCACTGCGCAGCGCCGTGTCTGCTGGTGAGCCGTTGAATCAGGAAGTAATTGAAATTTTCCAGCGTCACTTTGACCTGACGATCCGGGACGGATATGGACAAACCGAGAGCACGCTGCTGATCGGCAGCTTAAAAGATGCTCCCGTACGAATTGGTTCTATGGGGCAGTCCATTACACCAGGCCTTATTGAGATCGTCAATGAAGAGGGACAACTTGTACCTGCTGGTGAAGTAGGAGATATCGCAGTGCATAAGGATATGCCAGCCTTGTTCCGTGCCTATTATCAGGATGAGGGACGGAAGGAAGCGAATCAGCGTGGGGATTATTTTGTAACAGGTGACCGCGCACGCAAAGACGAAGAAGGCTACTTCTGGTTTGAAGGTCGAAGTGATGATATCATTATCAGTTCGGGATACACGATTGGACCGTTCGAGGTGGAAGAAGCGTTGATGAAACACGCCAGCGTGAAGGAATGTGCGGTCGTAGCGAGTCCTGATGAGATCCGTGGTAACGTAGTGAAAGCATTTGTAGTGCTGAGAGACAAGTCTCTCGCATCACCAGAACTGGCGCGTGAACTGCAAAACCATGTGAAGGAATGGACAGCACCCTACAAATATCCACGTAAAATCGAGTTTGTAGCCGATCTGCCGAAAACAAACTCAGGAAAAATCCGCCGGATCGAGCTGCGTGAGCAGGAGAAACGCAAGGCTTAA
- the opuFB gene encoding osmoprotectant update ABC transporter permease/substrate-binding subunit OpuFB (The ABC transporter OpuF is widely distributed in Bacillus species other than B. subtilis. OpuFA is the ATP-binding subunit, while OpuFB is a fusion of permease and substrate-binding subunits.), translated as MSRFTEVFSERKGQLLSALLEHIQISFIALFFAVLIAIPLGIYLTRKPRVAEPIIGVTAVLQTIPSLALLGLLIPLFGIGTFPAIIALVVYALLPVLRNTYTGISEVDPSMVEAANAMGMNSRQRLTKVELPLAMPVIMAGIRTAMVLIVGTATLAALIGAGGLGELILLGIDRNDTALIILGAIPAALLAILFDVLLRQFQRLSFKKTLVTLGTLALVAVLVITIPWLSRGGQKDLIIAGKLGAEPEILINMYKLLIEKDTDLKVELKPGMGKTTFLFNALKSGDIDIYPEFTGTAISEFMKETAVSTDRKEVYEQARDGMLSQFDMVLLNPMDYNNTYTLAVPQKVADQYNLKTISDLKSVQQQIKAGFTLEFSDREDGYVGIQKKYGIKFPNVATMEPKLRYAAVQRGDINLLDAYSTDSELRQYKLVVLEDDQELFPPYQGAPMLRKETADQYPQLVEVLNQLAGRIKDDEMRQMNYEVNVNGAIPEQVATDYLQKAGLL; from the coding sequence ATGAGTAGATTTACGGAAGTGTTCAGCGAGCGGAAAGGACAGTTGTTGTCTGCCCTCCTTGAGCATATTCAGATCTCATTTATCGCATTGTTCTTTGCCGTTCTGATCGCTATCCCGCTTGGCATTTATCTGACACGCAAGCCAAGAGTGGCTGAGCCGATTATTGGGGTAACAGCCGTACTGCAAACGATCCCGTCTCTGGCCCTACTGGGATTGCTCATTCCTTTATTCGGCATCGGTACATTTCCTGCGATTATTGCCCTTGTAGTGTATGCCCTGCTTCCGGTACTCCGCAACACGTATACGGGTATATCGGAAGTCGATCCTTCCATGGTCGAGGCAGCGAATGCGATGGGCATGAACAGTCGTCAACGTCTCACCAAAGTGGAGCTGCCACTCGCGATGCCTGTCATTATGGCAGGCATTCGTACCGCAATGGTTCTGATTGTAGGTACAGCAACGCTTGCAGCCCTGATTGGTGCAGGGGGTCTGGGTGAACTCATTTTGCTAGGTATTGATCGAAATGATACGGCATTGATTATTCTGGGGGCCATCCCAGCCGCATTGCTTGCCATTTTGTTTGATGTGCTGCTCCGCCAGTTCCAACGTTTATCATTCAAGAAAACGCTGGTCACTCTCGGAACACTCGCTCTGGTGGCCGTTCTGGTAATTACAATTCCTTGGCTCTCCCGTGGAGGGCAAAAAGATCTGATTATTGCTGGCAAGCTGGGTGCCGAACCAGAGATTCTGATTAATATGTACAAATTGCTCATTGAAAAAGATACCGATCTCAAGGTTGAATTGAAACCAGGAATGGGGAAAACCACATTTCTGTTCAATGCACTGAAATCAGGTGATATTGATATTTATCCGGAATTTACGGGTACCGCCATATCGGAATTTATGAAGGAAACCGCAGTTAGCACTGATCGTAAAGAAGTTTATGAACAGGCAAGAGACGGGATGTTGAGCCAATTCGATATGGTTCTTCTGAACCCGATGGATTACAACAATACGTATACGTTGGCTGTGCCTCAGAAGGTTGCGGATCAGTATAATCTGAAGACGATATCAGATCTCAAGTCGGTACAGCAGCAGATCAAGGCAGGATTCACACTGGAATTCTCTGATCGGGAAGACGGATATGTTGGTATTCAGAAGAAGTATGGCATCAAATTCCCGAACGTGGCCACAATGGAACCGAAACTGCGTTATGCAGCCGTACAGCGTGGAGATATCAATTTGCTGGATGCTTACTCCACAGACAGTGAACTGAGACAGTATAAACTCGTTGTGTTGGAGGATGATCAGGAATTGTTCCCGCCATATCAGGGGGCGCCGATGCTCCGCAAAGAAACGGCAGACCAATATCCGCAGCTTGTGGAGGTACTGAATCAACTTGCAGGTCGGATCAAGGACGATGAGATGCGTCAAATGAATTACGAAGTGAACGTTAATGGAGCGATTCCAGAGCAAGTGGCAACGGATTATCTGCAAAAAGCAGGGTTACTGTAG